Proteins encoded together in one Synechococcus sp. A15-62 window:
- a CDS encoding GMC oxidoreductase, whose product MIIDDNHYDVIVIGSGAGGGTLAGALSRKGKTVLVLERGGAMALEDQNVADVDLFRKDRYHPKSERWFGPDGDPFAPQTTYARGGNTKIWGAVLERMRERDFEEVALQDGISPAWPLDYAELEPYYQQAEQLYRVHGKAGVDPTEPKRKGDFLAPPKTIEPFLEPLRGALQRQGCRPYDIPISWSDDADDPSGDAQLFGLQVGEPKRLNVLDNARVLRLHVNPSGRAIRGVEAELNGDSWLFSADVVVLAAGAINTPAILMRSDNAHHPKGIGNGSDQVGRNLMNLQLTSILQLATERNSGRYGRSLGINDYYWGDKNVSFPLGHIQAAGGVLQDALFAESPPVLSLVTKLIPDFGLERLASRSVAWWAMTEVRPDPHNKVWLNNEQIRINYIPNNREAHDRLVYRWIDTLKDVENDPITKVVLKAPTHARGEAPLSVVGFGCGTCRMGENAASSVVDPQGKCHELENLYIADSSVFPSCSSVGPGLTVIAMALRLANHLA is encoded by the coding sequence ATGATCATCGACGACAACCACTACGACGTAATCGTGATCGGCAGCGGCGCCGGAGGGGGAACCCTTGCTGGAGCCCTGAGCCGCAAGGGCAAGACCGTACTGGTGCTGGAACGCGGCGGGGCAATGGCCCTTGAAGACCAGAACGTCGCCGACGTGGATCTGTTCCGCAAGGATCGCTACCACCCCAAGAGCGAACGCTGGTTCGGCCCTGACGGCGATCCCTTTGCACCGCAAACCACCTACGCCCGCGGCGGCAACACCAAGATCTGGGGCGCGGTGCTGGAACGCATGCGCGAAAGAGATTTTGAGGAGGTTGCCCTTCAAGACGGCATCTCACCGGCATGGCCCCTGGATTACGCCGAACTGGAGCCTTACTACCAACAGGCCGAACAGCTGTATCGGGTGCATGGCAAAGCGGGGGTTGATCCCACCGAACCCAAACGCAAGGGAGATTTCCTGGCTCCACCCAAGACCATCGAACCCTTCCTCGAACCCCTGCGTGGCGCCCTCCAACGTCAGGGCTGTCGGCCCTACGACATCCCGATCAGTTGGTCGGACGACGCCGATGATCCCAGCGGTGATGCCCAGTTGTTCGGGCTGCAGGTGGGTGAACCCAAACGGCTCAACGTGCTTGACAACGCACGGGTGTTGCGCCTGCACGTGAATCCCAGCGGCCGAGCGATTCGAGGAGTGGAAGCGGAGCTGAACGGCGATTCCTGGCTGTTCAGCGCAGACGTGGTGGTGCTCGCTGCGGGGGCGATCAACACGCCGGCCATCCTGATGCGCTCGGACAATGCCCACCATCCCAAGGGCATCGGCAACGGGTCTGATCAGGTGGGCCGGAACCTGATGAATCTGCAGCTCACCTCAATCCTGCAGCTGGCCACGGAACGGAACAGCGGCCGCTATGGACGTTCACTGGGAATCAACGACTACTACTGGGGAGACAAGAACGTCAGTTTTCCACTGGGCCACATTCAGGCCGCCGGTGGCGTGCTGCAGGACGCGCTGTTTGCCGAGTCACCACCAGTGCTCTCGCTAGTGACCAAGCTCATCCCCGACTTCGGTTTGGAGCGCCTGGCCTCCCGCTCGGTGGCCTGGTGGGCCATGACCGAAGTCCGACCGGATCCCCACAACAAGGTGTGGCTCAACAACGAGCAGATCAGGATCAACTACATCCCCAACAACCGCGAAGCCCACGACCGGCTTGTGTATCGCTGGATCGACACCCTTAAAGACGTGGAAAACGACCCGATCACCAAGGTGGTGCTGAAGGCCCCCACCCATGCCCGGGGGGAAGCCCCGCTCAGCGTGGTGGGCTTTGGCTGCGGCACCTGCCGCATGGGTGAAAACGCCGCAAGTTCCGTGGTGGACCCTCAGGGCAAATGCCATGAATTGGAGAATCTCTACATCGCCGACAGCAGCGTATTTCCCAGTTGCTCGAGCGTTGGCCCTGGCCTCACGGTGATCGCCATGGCGCTCAGGCTTGCCAACCACCTGGCCTGA
- a CDS encoding heme-copper oxidase subunit III — translation MTSVNPDLQLNHTPGHVKHDGHNMTGFVIFLCSESVIFLAFFAGYAVLKLTAPQWLPDGVEGLEVRMPLINSVVLVSSSFVAYFAERYLHKGNLWGFRAAWFLTMAMGSYFVYGQYIEWSELTFSLSSGVFGGMFYLLTGFHGLHVITGILLMGLMLARSFVPGNYDKGEMGVAAVSLFWHFVDVIWILLFLLIYVWQ, via the coding sequence ATGACCAGCGTCAATCCCGATCTGCAGCTGAATCACACCCCCGGCCATGTGAAGCACGACGGCCACAACATGACCGGTTTTGTGATCTTCCTCTGCTCCGAGAGCGTCATTTTTCTGGCCTTCTTTGCCGGCTACGCCGTGCTCAAGCTCACTGCCCCCCAATGGCTACCGGATGGTGTTGAAGGACTGGAGGTGCGCATGCCGCTGATCAACAGCGTTGTTCTGGTGAGCTCCAGCTTTGTGGCCTATTTCGCTGAGCGCTATCTGCACAAGGGCAACCTCTGGGGCTTCCGTGCTGCGTGGTTCCTCACCATGGCGATGGGCTCCTATTTCGTTTACGGCCAGTACATCGAATGGTCGGAACTCACATTCAGCCTCAGCAGTGGTGTGTTCGGCGGGATGTTCTATCTGCTCACGGGCTTTCACGGCCTTCATGTGATCACCGGCATCCTGCTGATGGGCCTGATGTTGGCGCGTTCGTTTGTTCCCGGGAACTACGACAAAGGCGAGATGGGCGTTGCTGCGGTGAGCCTGTTCTGGCACTTCGTTGATGTGATCTGGATCCTTCTGTTCCTTCTGATCTACGTATGGCAGTAA
- a CDS encoding thiamine pyrophosphate-binding protein, whose translation MGAYLSTRLHQIGVRHVFAIPGDYIASWVESLDDPQTSFGLQRIHPNNEMCGAYAADRYGRSTEKSVGCVAFTYGVGSLNAVQPVAGAFVENVPLVIIDGGPSQAQLNSHRDQGMLWHHMIDGTGVDRHIFQNITAASVRIDNPKTAPELIDATLITCITKSKPVFIELAIDIDKQPCGSLPTNQLDFSHPLQSKKLLDEAIDAIFNRICNSKNLVVAAGSEICRFRAQKELAELLKSLDTPYVTSLFGKSVLSEYRTDLNFSGVYNGKNSQPNVLTLVNESDCLLSLGIMSSDFNFAGMQNTDDPNSVKDAINTEKLIEYKEGAVQVGMSRSTYWGDVNLKLLIRGLTEKCLASGITGRNNYRKFEGSPWNIPMTSEFGDNNQLTWDSFKSLLHHNYLSQHSEESAPIVLADTGLSFYAFNNIKSPQNGYIAQIAWGAIGYSPAASYGVKLARQTFETEKRRTISISGDAAFAQSVNAIGTIAELGLDSIIFVADNRVYGVEQWLVNAEIYKSSDSRTVSEKFLPMCQVPQGHIWNYSKLAAAFGGVGYVAHTNNDLEQILNRLAGNNTDPLNLSQKGSADESNALRWENGVPITNRNASAQEKQTFVLVAVQVVPDQLPSNVAWKAST comes from the coding sequence GTGGGCGCTTATCTCAGCACTCGTTTACATCAAATTGGAGTGCGCCATGTCTTTGCAATACCTGGCGACTACATAGCCAGCTGGGTGGAATCACTTGATGATCCACAGACATCCTTTGGCCTCCAACGCATACATCCGAACAATGAAATGTGTGGAGCATATGCAGCTGATAGGTATGGCCGCTCAACTGAAAAAAGTGTTGGCTGCGTAGCATTTACCTATGGCGTTGGATCACTGAATGCAGTGCAGCCTGTCGCAGGCGCTTTTGTTGAGAATGTGCCATTGGTTATCATTGATGGCGGCCCCTCTCAAGCACAGCTTAATTCGCATCGTGATCAAGGGATGCTTTGGCATCACATGATTGATGGCACAGGAGTTGACCGCCACATTTTTCAAAACATAACTGCAGCTTCGGTACGAATTGACAATCCAAAAACAGCACCTGAACTGATAGACGCCACCCTAATAACGTGCATAACAAAAAGCAAGCCTGTCTTTATTGAATTGGCAATTGATATTGACAAGCAACCATGCGGATCCCTGCCAACAAATCAGCTTGACTTCTCTCACCCCCTACAATCCAAGAAACTATTAGACGAAGCCATAGATGCTATTTTTAATCGAATCTGCAACTCTAAAAATTTAGTTGTAGCTGCCGGCTCAGAAATATGCCGCTTTAGAGCACAGAAGGAACTAGCTGAACTGCTGAAATCTTTAGACACTCCATATGTAACCAGCTTATTTGGCAAAAGTGTTCTGAGTGAGTACAGAACCGATCTCAACTTTTCCGGGGTTTACAACGGGAAAAATTCTCAGCCAAATGTTTTAACCCTTGTGAATGAGTCAGACTGCTTGCTGAGCCTGGGGATCATGTCAAGCGACTTTAACTTTGCTGGAATGCAAAATACTGATGACCCTAATTCTGTAAAAGATGCAATCAATACTGAAAAGCTTATCGAATACAAAGAAGGGGCTGTCCAAGTTGGAATGTCTCGCAGCACCTACTGGGGCGATGTTAATTTGAAGCTACTAATCCGTGGCCTGACCGAGAAATGCCTCGCTAGCGGCATAACTGGCCGGAACAACTATCGAAAATTCGAAGGTTCACCATGGAATATTCCAATGACAAGCGAATTTGGAGACAATAATCAGCTCACATGGGACAGTTTTAAATCACTCTTACACCATAACTACTTGTCTCAACACAGCGAGGAAAGCGCACCAATTGTCCTTGCAGACACTGGCCTAAGTTTTTACGCATTTAATAATATTAAGTCACCCCAAAATGGATACATCGCGCAGATTGCATGGGGTGCAATTGGATATTCACCTGCGGCGAGCTATGGAGTCAAACTTGCCCGGCAGACCTTCGAAACAGAAAAGAGGCGTACGATCAGTATTTCCGGTGATGCCGCATTTGCTCAGAGCGTCAACGCGATCGGAACAATCGCCGAACTTGGCTTAGATTCAATTATATTTGTTGCAGACAATCGTGTCTATGGCGTCGAGCAGTGGCTCGTCAATGCTGAAATCTATAAATCGTCTGATAGCAGAACTGTTTCTGAAAAATTTCTACCCATGTGCCAAGTCCCTCAAGGACACATATGGAACTACTCAAAATTAGCCGCCGCATTCGGCGGGGTTGGCTACGTAGCACACACCAACAACGATCTTGAGCAGATTCTGAACCGCCTTGCCGGTAATAATACTGATCCCCTAAACCTCAGCCAGAAAGGCAGCGCAGACGAGAGCAATGCTTTGCGTTGGGAAAATGGAGTACCTATTACAAATAGGAATGCATCTGCTCAAGAGAAGCAAACTTTTGTGCTTGTTGCAGTTCAGGTTGTTCCAGATCAACTACCCAGCAACGTCGCATGGAAGGCTTCAACTTGA
- the gorA gene encoding glutathione-disulfide reductase codes for MGADLDLIVLGAGSGGLAAAKRAARHGARVAIVEGDRVGGTCVIRGCVPKKLLVYGAQARHQLADASAYGLEIGAVRSDVPDLLRRVRSEVDRLNALHLGFLEKAGVQLISGWGRFTAPDCIGISDQRGGPVREELTAPRFLVAVGGRPERPDIPGTEKTWVSDDMFLRKDFPPAMVVVGAGFIACEFACILRGLGVAVTQVVRGPRLLRGFDAELADTLLDGMREQGIDVLLEHTVVAVEGEPGSLTARLGNGQSLDCGGVFMATGRRPWLSDLGLDAAGVALDNGRITVDANSCTSVPHIHAVGDVTDRVNLTPVAIDEGRAFADSVFGLRQRQVNHDLVACAVFSDPELATVGLSEEQAIERHGVDGVVVHRARFRSMARALPASGPRCLLKLVVEKHTDRVLGCHMVGEHAAEIIQMAAIAVGMGATKADFDRTMALHPSVSEEFVTM; via the coding sequence ATGGGCGCTGATCTGGATCTGATTGTTCTTGGGGCGGGGTCCGGTGGACTGGCCGCTGCGAAACGTGCGGCCCGTCACGGAGCCCGCGTTGCGATCGTGGAGGGAGATCGCGTCGGCGGCACCTGCGTGATCCGCGGCTGTGTTCCCAAGAAGCTTTTGGTTTATGGCGCCCAGGCCCGCCATCAACTGGCGGATGCATCGGCATATGGCCTTGAGATCGGTGCGGTGCGTTCGGATGTGCCTGATCTCCTGCGTCGGGTTCGCTCCGAGGTGGATCGGCTCAATGCACTCCATCTCGGATTCTTGGAGAAGGCCGGAGTTCAGTTGATCTCCGGTTGGGGACGCTTCACGGCACCAGATTGCATCGGCATTTCCGATCAACGTGGTGGGCCCGTGCGGGAGGAACTCACGGCCCCGCGGTTTCTGGTGGCGGTTGGTGGTCGTCCGGAGCGTCCGGACATTCCAGGCACTGAAAAAACCTGGGTCAGTGATGACATGTTCCTGCGCAAGGATTTCCCTCCAGCGATGGTCGTGGTGGGGGCCGGTTTCATCGCCTGTGAGTTCGCCTGCATCCTGCGAGGCCTCGGTGTTGCGGTCACTCAGGTGGTGCGTGGTCCGCGCTTGCTGCGGGGATTTGATGCCGAGTTGGCGGACACGTTGCTTGATGGCATGCGTGAGCAGGGCATCGACGTGCTGCTGGAGCACACGGTGGTGGCTGTGGAGGGTGAGCCCGGTTCGCTGACGGCTCGTCTGGGGAATGGTCAGTCCTTGGACTGCGGGGGAGTGTTCATGGCCACCGGGCGTCGCCCTTGGCTTTCGGATCTTGGGCTGGACGCTGCTGGCGTTGCGCTCGACAACGGCCGCATCACTGTCGACGCCAACTCCTGCACTTCGGTTCCCCACATCCATGCCGTCGGCGATGTCACCGACCGGGTCAACCTCACGCCTGTGGCCATTGATGAAGGTCGTGCTTTCGCCGACAGCGTCTTCGGTTTGCGTCAGCGCCAGGTGAACCACGATCTGGTGGCCTGTGCCGTGTTCAGCGATCCAGAGTTGGCGACCGTTGGCCTATCGGAAGAACAAGCCATCGAACGCCATGGTGTGGATGGTGTTGTTGTGCATCGCGCCCGGTTCCGTTCCATGGCGCGGGCCCTGCCCGCCTCGGGCCCCCGCTGTCTGCTCAAGCTGGTGGTGGAGAAGCACACCGATCGGGTGCTGGGCTGCCACATGGTGGGTGAGCATGCTGCCGAAATTATTCAGATGGCGGCGATTGCCGTAGGGATGGGCGCCACCAAGGCTGATTTCGATCGCACCATGGCGCTGCATCCCTCCGTCTCCGAAGAGTTCGTGACGATGTAA